Below is a genomic region from Paraburkholderia sp. BL23I1N1.
ACCAGGCCGGAAATCAGCGTAGCAAACGCGGATGCGGAAAACACCGGACTCCGAAAGAAGTGCAAAGGCAGCATCGGCTGTTTGCGTTTTGTCTCGACCAACACGAATGCAATCCATGCGACGAGCGCAACCACAGCGCCCGCTCGTATCGCGCCCGCGTGCCACCCGAACTTGGCGCCCTCGATCAATACGGCGACCGACGCGCCAAGCGCCACGATCGCGAGCACCTGCCCGGCGATATCCATTGGCCTGTCCGACGCCGCCGGGCGCACCGAATCGACGCGCGTCGTCAGCCAGGCGCCGATCAAGGCGATCGGCACATTCACCAGGAAAATGCTTCGCCAGCCGAGCAGATGAATCAGCAGACCACCGGCGAGCGGCCCCGCCGCCATCGCGATGCCACCGCATCCGGCCCATATGCCGATCGCGCCAGCCCGCTGCCGCGCAACCGGAAAAGCATGATTGATCAGGGTCAGCGAACATGGCACCAGGCACGCCGCGCCGACGCCCTGCGCGATCCGCGCGGCAACCAGAATCCGCAAATCCGGCGCCAATCCGCATAACGCCGACGCGCAGGCGAAAATCAGCAATCCGGCGAGATAAACGGTCTTCGCACCGATCCGGTCGCCGAGTGCGCCACCGCTCAGCAGCAAGCTGGCAAGGGTCAGCGTATAGGCGTTGACCACCCATTGCAGGCCACTGATATCCGAGCCCAGACTGGCGGCAATGGGCTCCAGCGCGACGTTTACGATCGATGTATCCAGGATGACAATGACGTAGCTGAGGCTCGTCGCGATCAATACCCGTTTCTGATATTCATGTTCAGTGTTCACGCGTTCCAGCCTCTGGTTACCGGTTCGACGTTGACTATAAGTCGGCCTGCACAGAGAATGCTTCGGGCTGTATCGAAGTGTCAGTGCGAACAAACGAACGGTTTTTCACCTGCCAACAGTCATCAAACGCGCGTCAATGAAGGACGGTGCAAATCAATGGGTCAGCACAATATTTCGAGCGTGGCGCACCTGATCGCCGAGCCGGTTCGTTCGGTGATGCTGATCACGCTCGCGGACGGCCGCGCCCTGTCGGCGAGCGCGCTTGCGCAAGCGGCGGGCGTCACGGCGCAGACCGCCAGTTCGCACCTGGCCAAGCTGCTCGACGGCGGCTTGCTGAGTGTGGAGAGCAAAGGCCGGTATCGCTATTACCGGCTAGCCGGGCCGCACGTTTCGCGCGTGCTCGAAAGCCTCGCGTCTGTCGGGCCGGTCACCCCGGCCTGGCGCACTACGCCGAGCCGCCCCGCTCAGGCGCTGCGATTCGCGCGCTGCTGTTACGACCACCTGGCGGGTCAGATCGGCGTCGCGGTGACGCAAGGCATGCTCACGCGGGGCTTCATCGTTGAAGCCGGCGAGCGCGAATACGCACTCACCGCGTCAGGCTGCGAGTGGCTGCGGCAGCTCGGTATCGATATGGGGGATCCGGCGTTCGAGCGGGCGGGCCATGCCCGCCAATGTCTGGACTGGACCGAGCGGCAATATCACGTCGCGGGGCCGTTAGGCGCCCGTCTGATGGACGCGTTCATTGCGTGGGGCTGGATGCGCAAGTCGCCCACCGCGCGCTCGGTGACCGTCACGGCACTCGGCTGGGAAGGCCTCGCGCAACATTTCGGCATGGTGCGCGAGGCTTGCCAGGCTTGCGAGGTGGGTTAATCAATCCTGGGCTACGCCGGCCGAGCCGCGATCCGGGCGGCGCTCGACAAAGCGCCTCACGTAGTCGTCCGCGGGGCGCGTCAGAATCTCGTTGGGCGTCCCCTCCTGCACGAGCTTGCCGTCGCGCAAGATCGCAATGCGATTGCCGATCCGCAGCGCCTCATCGAGATCGTGCGTGATGAACACGATGGTCTTCTTCAGCGTCGCCTGCAGTTGCAGCAACTGGTCCTGCATTTCCGTGCGAATCAGCGGGTCGAGCGCGGAGAATGCTTCGTCCATCAGCAGCACGTCGGTATCCGCGGCAAGCGCGCGGGCCAGCCCGACCCGCTGACGCATGCCGCCGGATAACTCGTCCGGATAGTGTTCGTCGTAACCATTCAGGCCCACCTTGCCGAGCCAGGTTTTGGCTTTCTCATGGGCCTCCGGCTTGCTCTCGCCGCGCACCCGCAGCGCATACGCCGTATTGTCGAGCACGGTTTGATGCGGCAGCAGTCCGAAATTCTGGAACACCATGCTGACCTTGTAGCGGCGCAGCTCACGCAGGCCTTGCGGGTCGAGCTTGATGACGTCCGAACCATCGATCACGATTTCGCCCGAGGTCGGCTCGATCAGGCGGTTGAAATGCCGGACCAGGGTCGACTTGCCTGAGCCGGACAGTCCCATGATCACGAAGATTTCGCCGGCGCCAATATGCAAGCTGACGTCGTTCAGACCGACATTGCAACCGGTCTGGGCGAGCACATCGGCTTTGCCCTTGCCGCTTCGCAACAGGTCGAGCACGCGCGCATGACTGGTGGGCGGCCCGAACAGCTTGTACACGTGGTTGACTTCAATTGCTGCCATGACGCTCTCCTGTTACTCCTGTTACTTGGCCGCGCGGGTTTCGAGGCCGCTTTCACCCGCCGCTGTTTCATTCGTATTCGTGCTGCTCGTGCTGCTCGTACGATAGGGAATGCGCGAAGCCGCTTTGGCCTTTTTGCGCTGCGCGAACAGACGCCGCGTGCGGC
It encodes:
- a CDS encoding MFS transporter is translated as MNTEHEYQKRVLIATSLSYVIVILDTSIVNVALEPIAASLGSDISGLQWVVNAYTLTLASLLLSGGALGDRIGAKTVYLAGLLIFACASALCGLAPDLRILVAARIAQGVGAACLVPCSLTLINHAFPVARQRAGAIGIWAGCGGIAMAAGPLAGGLLIHLLGWRSIFLVNVPIALIGAWLTTRVDSVRPAASDRPMDIAGQVLAIVALGASVAVLIEGAKFGWHAGAIRAGAVVALVAWIAFVLVETKRKQPMLPLHFFRSPVFSASAFATLISGLVFYGLFFLLSLYFQSARGWSPLQTGLAFLPLTVMVAIGSFASGALNRAYGAHRLVCGGFLLYALGFAGLAALADDAPYWRIALCFPAVGFGAGVITPAATAAVMTAVDKARAGVAAGVLNASRQTGSAIGVAIFGALMSAIQPLDAGIRVAVHLAIGLSLLAALVWGVALAVAARYAGSDAC
- a CDS encoding helix-turn-helix transcriptional regulator; this encodes MGQHNISSVAHLIAEPVRSVMLITLADGRALSASALAQAAGVTAQTASSHLAKLLDGGLLSVESKGRYRYYRLAGPHVSRVLESLASVGPVTPAWRTTPSRPAQALRFARCCYDHLAGQIGVAVTQGMLTRGFIVEAGEREYALTASGCEWLRQLGIDMGDPAFERAGHARQCLDWTERQYHVAGPLGARLMDAFIAWGWMRKSPTARSVTVTALGWEGLAQHFGMVREACQACEVG
- a CDS encoding glycine betaine/L-proline ABC transporter ATP-binding protein gives rise to the protein MAAIEVNHVYKLFGPPTSHARVLDLLRSGKGKADVLAQTGCNVGLNDVSLHIGAGEIFVIMGLSGSGKSTLVRHFNRLIEPTSGEIVIDGSDVIKLDPQGLRELRRYKVSMVFQNFGLLPHQTVLDNTAYALRVRGESKPEAHEKAKTWLGKVGLNGYDEHYPDELSGGMRQRVGLARALAADTDVLLMDEAFSALDPLIRTEMQDQLLQLQATLKKTIVFITHDLDEALRIGNRIAILRDGKLVQEGTPNEILTRPADDYVRRFVERRPDRGSAGVAQD